The following DNA comes from Maylandia zebra isolate NMK-2024a linkage group LG6, Mzebra_GT3a, whole genome shotgun sequence.
GATTTTTCCTGATAATGAAATGTTATTTTCTCTCCTCAAGCCCCTTGGTGCTGATTTCACCTTTGTGCTCCAGTTAGTGCCAAAACCAATATTTGACGTGCTATATTTTCACAAATTCCCACTGTAGAGAATAATGTCGGTCCTGTAGTGTTCCAAAATCCTGTGACCCACAGCTTGTTGGGAAAAAGCAAATGCCTTGTTTTGCTTCAATGCTCACTAAGAAACTTTACTTCCGACCAAAAAAGTAACAATGTCTCACCTCAGTctttaaatcagctgatttatattttttaactaaAACCAACATCTcaccacagaaaacaaaagatctTTTAGAACGCTAATTAGGATCCTCAATATTTCTAGTGACAGAGTTCTTATAAAATCATGGGAACATCCTCTAGATGTACTATCTATGTATTATAGAGGTACATCTATGCTATTTTACTTAACGGTTACAACTATAGCTGTCTCCTGAGTAACTAAGCAGCCACTTAAAGTACTGATTTTATACAGTTGTATGTAATTCAGATTTGGGCTGCTTTTTACCCCACTTGATTGCTTTGCTGTTAGTTACACAGTTTGGTGATATCAGCTGTTGAAATGTTTCGCTACTTGAATTTAACAGAACTAAATGAAATGTAAATCCAGCAGCAATGTTTTTTTCCAGAAATGATGTTCTAAATACTGAAACGGTTTAATTTTGGAACTGTTTTCTCTTTAACTGTTTGTAGAAGCAAGAATGTATCAACATGTGGCAGGATGGTGGGATGTTCAAGTTAAAGGTGTCCCAGCCAGCTGAGCTGTAGTGAAACTAACTGCATCTTTCTCTTGGTTGTCCGATTTAATTCCATAGaattaaaatagtttttaaatgtaattcttCATATTACTATTTAGGCATCACAAACTGGCATTTGGTTACATTATGTCAAAGAGGAGGCACACATTTCTACAGATGGTGTCTGAGAAACTGATCAACTAGCATCTGGTTTGCTTAGTGTCAACAGCCAGTTGTTTCCCAACTTATCATGAGAGGCACATGACGTGATAGCTTAGCAATCAGAAAATTGGTTTTTGTACTCATCAGTTTCATTCTTACTTTTCTCACTCTAAGCCTCAGGGTGCCAGTAACACTTACAACTTGTCCAAGCACTTCACAATCAGAGTGTTTCCTCAAGCTTACTACTTGAGGAATGGAATTAATGACCTGTCAGCAGTTTATGGTACATGTACTAATGTGTATTTGCACCTTAGTGATCACACTAGCGTGAAAAGTAAGAGGCTGTGTTTTTTCTACTCTAGTCAAAAACACTTGTAGTCATGATCCctgtgaagaaaaaagaaaatacaccaAATTGCACACAGACTTTGGTCATACTTTGTGAACCAATGAGATTTTAGTTATGGCTTTGCCATCgttaattttgttttaaataaaaatctccaTTGTTTTTGTGACAGAAAGTGTGTGCGCATCCTTTATTTGTCCAAACAAATTCATTCAAAATACAACCAATTCAAACAAACTTGGGGAAACATTCATTTCATGCCATTAGTAATGCCTGTACTTGTCATAGTGTAGTAATTTGCCCATTGTTCCTCTTCCTTGTTTCCCCAGTGTTCGAGctgagtttatatttttttcaattAATGTTTTAATTAATTGTAATTAGTAATATTAAAGGTGTTACTGAAACTTACATCACAGAAAATGATGCAATCTTCATATGATTACTGTACGAATAAAGATATAGAACTTTGCTGTAGTCTAAAGATAATATCGGAAATtataatgtgtgtttgtgtattgaCGTGAAAGTGATTATGTGTTGTTATGCATACCGTTTCCAACAGAGGGAAACAGAGCTTCATTTAACATATTTCCAATATAATTTCCCCATATCTCCTAAAACTGCCAAACAGGACATTATTACAAAACACAGTAAAATAAGGCGGTCAGTATCCACTTCCTTATACCATGAGAAAAACGGAACATATGATGAGTTGGCAGTGTTAGCACATCCCCCCCTGCCCTTCCACAGAATGTAACTGAATGCGATGGTAAAGCTGTGACTTGTAGAAGCATCTTTTTAATTTGTTACCTGTCATTCGTTTATAAATATGTGGACCTTTAAATGTCTCAAGAACAATGAAGTGTACTTTATGTTTTTAGTCATGTATGAGATGAGGCTCGTAACATAAATCTGGATTAGGCTTTTAGCCCACTTAATCTTTTACTTTCTTCTCATGCTCTTGTCGTTGTTCGTGATTTGGTAGTTGCCTGAACTTGTTGCAATGTTGCAAACACGGAAATACTAGTCTTTAAATCTTTGAATGACAGATGCGAGAGCCAATAGGTGAAAATCCGAGCCAATGAGATTACGGTGGGCGGAACCACACCCTAAACTCTTTTTAGGGTGGGCTCTACGACGGTGAGATTTTCTTCTCACGGCGTTAGTCCGAAAAAAAAGACGAATCGTGAACATGTCTGACAAGCAAAAAGACGACTGCGGAGGTAATaagtttgcatttaaaaaaaaaattagaaacaGACAGGTGACCTGTTAATTTGAAAGCCGAACAATACGTGCAACGCTACTAAGTTTCGATCTACCCTGAGCTCAATGTATTTTAAACTGTTTGGTATGCTCTATTATAAATGCTGTCACACATTTACTATAAGCGTTTATTTACGTCAGTCACCACGTTAGTACAAAGTgtatcagttttttttaatgtaatagcAATGAAGTCGGGACTTCACTGCTCCTCCTTCTCTGACTTTCTTAGGAAGTGTTGCCACAGACAGCAAACCAACAGGTGAAAGCAAGCAAGGTGAGTATTTCCTACCGTGAAGTATATaaaaattctaaaaaaaaattttaaaacatgAACGACAAAGTACTTGCTCATACCAAAAGCAAAAAGTGAAACACTAAAAGCTGTAAAATTGTACAAACAATGTAATAAAAGTAATGTTTGGTGGCTGGTGAAACAAACAGGGCATGTAAAACAGCGTGTGATTAATCATCAGCTCAAAGATTTTTACTATCGCTTTCATAGCTGTACCCCTCAGTCCAGGTCAGGAAGCTGCTTTATGGCTGCTTTATACCCAACATTTTTTCTCCTAATTATCAGTGTTGGACTTCCAGGTGCACTTCCAGAGTTTTTGTTGCTTGCTTGTTTTGTATTCAGCTgtgagtttatttatatatgtgagTAACtaataacaaaagcaaaacatctaAAGTGATGGTAAAGATTGCCTCAGAGCCAGGTtatggaaataaaaatgagcaaatCGCCCTCACGGATTCACTTTAACAAAGGTTTATTTACATAGAaccaacaacagtcacctcaaataACCTTTTACCTTCAAATACACCCATTCTACCTCATTTGCACAAATACTATGCCCTATGTATCTGTAGGGTGGAGAATAGAGCTGTTCCTCTTGGGCTTTGTTCTTTTAGCAGCCTTTGCTATGTTTCTCCACCCGTCACTCAGCCATTGACAGCTGTCAGGACTTTGAGCGGATGGAACAATGGCTGCTTGACCCCCACACTAGCAGCACTTGTAGCTGTActcttaaacaaaaacaaaagtctgAAAAGCTAAATCCTGCTATGGATAAGTCCtctgctgtgttttctttttccttttcccgCATGGTTGGAGGATGAGGTTGAGGGTGGCTCCTCCCTGTGCCtgtttctgctggaggtttctttctgttacaagggagttcttccttcccaccacTCAAAAGTGCTTCCTCATAAAAGATAATTTGATTGTTGACGCTTTCTCCTGAATACCGTAGGGTCCTCACAGTATAAAACACAttaaggcaactgttgttgttatttagctctgtataaataaatgtataaatatatttataagtATTTATAAGTATAAATTGAATTGACTTGAATTGATTTTCACTACACAAAATGTTTCTCAATTACAATATTAAGAAACCTAATTTCCTGTATTAACAGGATATTAGAAATATGTTAATGGTCAAATTCATCTTAATTATTTTAAGACGTTTGCGTGTGGAGTTAGTGAGGACAGCCTGAAGAAAAGGGAACAATTACACAACTATGATATTGTCAAGTGCATTATTGATGCAGTACTGAGATTTTAAAATATCACGGTTGTCGTCTGTGCTCGGTTTATTCTAACACTCTTACTGGCGCATTAAGCAGGTAGTTACTGGCACAGTACGATGTAGGATATTGTCATACATGTGTTACTACTTTCTTTCCAATATCATGTTTATCATTAACACTGGCATGTTGCAAAACTTGGATAAGCATAAAGCAAGACTTGCTACAGCATTATTATTTTGTAGTTATTGCACTGGTTATTTATGCATGTGCTTTTCAATAGTATGCACGGAAAACCAAACAGAGACCGACTCCTTCATCAGAAGGTAAATTCTTACTTCCACGTTTTGTGGCTGTTACTTGAAATTCTCACTTAGATTATTGCGCTGTATTCATGTGCCCAATTTTCACTCGATATTCAGCTACCTGGATCCTGCAGAGGAGTACAAGATGGGCAACAAACGACGAGGTCTTGCACTCATCTTTAATCAGGAGCGCTTCTTCTGGCGCCTGGGCTTGAATGACAGAAATGGAACCAATGCTGATCGTTACAATTTGGAGAAAAGGTACAACTTCTAGCTACCTGCTTAAGAAAAGGAAATTGCATTAGCCCACGCTTTCATGGCAGGTTTAGATCTATTCTGTGGTAATATCGTGTAAgaatttcaaatgtttttttcctggtTATTAAATGTTATTCTGTTCTCTGTTGGATTGCCCTGAGGCTGAGTTATTTCACTGCGGTGCACCAGGGAGTGCCAAGGACAATATGTGCGCTATATTTTTAAGTTCACAGAGAACTCTGTGATTGTTTCTCTCCTGAATAGTGATGACCCTGATCACAATCCCCACTACAGACTGTGATCGTGGCCCTATAGAGGTTGATTTCACACTGGTCCAAGTTATTCCCACTGCATCAACAACTGAAGAGATGGTTTTGGATTTTAGAAAGAATCCTATGACCGTCTCTCCTGGGGTGGTAATAGCTGATGCTTTGGAGTGTCTGCAGAAGCAGAAATATTGAGGCATTGAAATTTATAGGACTCTGAAAAAGGTCCAATCAATCCTGATCCAAACAAACCCTTGTCTAAGGAATTTATATTGCTAATAAAGaacaataaaattatttttggtCCTTGATCTGTTAAAATAATCAACTCATTTTCACTTTCTGTTCAGATTGAAGGACCTAAACTTTGAAGTGAGGTGTTATGATAACTACAAGCAGGAGGCAGTCCTAGATGAAATCGCCAAAGGTACCCACATAATCACTTGTAACTCTCAAATGACCAGCATGCATCCAAGATGGACATAAAAATCATCAAGAAAATCATCACCGTAGTTTGATTTCTCCCATAACTCTTTGCTCTCCTGCAAACATATCTGTCTCAAATCCAACATACAGCTGCAAGTATAACAAGTACTTTTTGTCCCACTAGCTGCGGAGGAAGATCACTCAGATGCTGATTGCTTTTTCCTCGCCTTCCTGAGCCACGGAGAGGATAACCATGTTTATTGCTACGATGGAAAAATCAGTATCCAGGAGATCACGTCCAAGTTCAAGGGAGACAAGTGCCAGGACCTTGTTGGAAAGCCAAAGATCTTCGTAATACAGGTACACACTAGCCGAAATCAGTCAAGTCtattagagcagcggtccccgacccccgggcctcggaccgttactggtccgtgagtcgtttggtacagggccgcgagagttgaggctcaggtgtgaaatgtatggttttcagggtttttatcggttttcagcgttattttgttatcgtttttatcgttaactcggttttcctgggtcttttcacgtgtgttatgaataaatcttctttttttcggtaccggtactagttttattttgttgtatttatccgcgacaccttaaaggccggtccgtgaaaatattgtcgggcataaaccggtccatggcgcaaaaaaggttggagaccgctgtaTTAGAGCATGTTAACTTGCTGCATCACCTTAGTTTAatgctccatccatccatctccaGGCATGTCGAGGAGAAAAACATGACGATCCAGTTACCCCTGCTGATGCAGTGGATAGCAAAGTAGAGGTGTTTGTGGATGCCAGTGCCATACACACGCTCCCTGCTGGGGCTGATTTCATCATGTGCTATTCTGTGGCTGAAGGTGAGTCTTCTGGGATTTGACTGAaccttttgctttttatttgggCTCAGAGGAAATATCAAAGACACTGAACTGAGTGTATTTTTAATCATAGGGTAGATATGTGATGTTAGAATAATTGTATCCTCAAATACATCTAATAGTTTCTTCTGTTtaatataattaataataatataaagctAAAATGTCTCCACTTGGCTACCAGTGACACATGATTACAGTGTCACAAACTGTCCAGCTAGTGTTATAcactgtttgtgtatttgtatttatatgtcTAAGCTCATTTATCGGTGATCAAGAGCTGGACCAGTGCCTAAAtaggtttatttttcttaataaaACAGTACAATTGAGCCACTATAAATCCTGGTGTAAAGCATTTAACATTTCATAGCTTTCTAAAAATCCATACTTCttccatttgcattttcttcaccTTCCATATTAACTTttcttttcaatattttttaggTTATTACTCACACCGGGAGACTATCAATGGCTCCTGGTATATCCAAGATCTGTGTGAATTGCTCCAAAAGCATGGTGATACCCTGGAATTCACAGAGTTACTCACGCTGGTCAATAGAAAAGTGTCCATGAGGAGTGTTCTGAGAGCTCGTGACCTACACGCTATCGGGAAGAAGCAAGTACCTTGTTTTGCTTCAATGCTCACCAAGAAACTTTACTTCCGACCAAAAAAGTAACACTGTCACACCTCAGTCTTTCAATAAGCGGGtttatgtgggttttttttttttaactagatAGGGCTTCTAAACAGGAATTTACACTTGGCACCAGATTATGACTAAATGTATATAATTTTCTGCATCACCATCTGAATATGAACACATGCAAAGTGACCATCTAATGCAGTTTATTGCTTCATTCAGCGCCTGTTAGGCTCTATGGGGGTCATATGTAAAACATGTTTCTTTGGCAAAGAATTAGTGTTGTTCTTATGGCaaaaatttaaataactaaACAGTGAAAACGTGGTTTCCAgaagattaaaacaaacaaacaaatgaactctTTAATCTTGGTCAGACTTTCCCAGTTATCTCTGAATGCAAACCAATAGTTGGGATTATAATGGAGTCTAACCCAACAACCCCTACAGTAACTGATATTTGAACTGTTGTTGGAAATAGAGATGCTGTTTTACTTAGCGAGCACAACTGTGGCTGTCTTCTGACTAAGTtgaatatccatccatccatccatccatccatcctctcctgtttatccaattcagggttgtcAGGGCCAGCTGCCATAGGTCGAGAGGCAGGGCACACCcaggacaggttgccagtctgacTAAGCTGCTTATGACACAAAATATAACAAGATCTAATGAGTTTATAGAGAACATCCAACTGAAAATCAGTTGTATATACCTCAGGCCTGTAGTTGTGTCTATCCATCTTGACTGCGTTAGTAATGAATTAATTACAGAGTTTGGTGATATCAGCTGTTGAAACGACCACTCTGCTTGAATTTAACACAACTAAATGGCACTTATCTTGTAAAACATAAGGACCCAGAAATATATTTCTCAGATGTCCACTTTCAGGAATTATTTCCTGAGTATTAAAAAGAGTTCATGTGGGAATGCCAGGATGTTCAAGTTAATGGCTGA
Coding sequences within:
- the LOC112429931 gene encoding caspase-6, whose protein sequence is MSDKQKDDCGGSVATDSKPTGESKQVCTENQTETDSFIRSYLDPAEEYKMGNKRRGLALIFNQERFFWRLGLNDRNGTNADRYNLEKRLKDLNFEVRCYDNYKQEAVLDEIAKAAEEDHSDADCFFLAFLSHGEDNHVYCYDGKISIQEITSKFKGDKCQDLVGKPKIFVIQACRGEKHDDPVTPADAVDSKVEVFVDASAIHTLPAGADFIMCYSVAEGYYSHRETINGSWYIQDLCELLQKHGDTLEFTELLTLVNRKVSMRSVLRARDLHAIGKKQVPCFASMLTKKLYFRPKK